CCCTGACGAAATCATGCTTGAGGGATTTGTCTTAAAGGATAGAAAAAGGCTAGAGGGAGCAAAAGTGACCTTCGATTTGTGGGATAAAAAGCACGAGGATTTGTTCTCCGATATTCAGAACTACTGTAATGCGAACAATATTCGCCTTGATGTGTTTATGGATGTTTTAGCTGAGCGAGGTGTAGTGCAAAGCTCAAAGGGGAAAGAAACCTCTGATCACACGTATCAAGCCGTTTTACAACTAGATGCTAAGGTTTGGACCGTTAACGTAACGGTTGAACACGAGGCATTAGAGGGTGGTCGTACAAGCCAAGAATTCACCTTAGCAATGGGAGATTAAAAGGGTAAGCCATGACAAGCCCCGTTGGCTTTACCCTTTTATGTAAACTCCTCTGAATCAAAAGGGATGACTTCAACATGGTTCATCCCCTGATTCATGACAGAAGCAAGCTTTTCTAAATCTATATCCTGATCAATCAGTATATTTTGCTGTGTAACTAGTTCTCTGCTTTGAGCCTCAATTTGATGGCCAGTATGATCATCGTTTAAGTGATTAGAAAGCCTAATCGAATTGTCTGTGTTGGGTGTGTTGCTGTTAGAGGCTATCCAGAAAAGAACAACTAGTAAAACACAAAGGAGGAATAGATTTTTTTTAGACATGATCTCACCTCTCTGGTTTTATCTCTCTCCTGCGACCTTCACCTTCTCTTATTTCTCTGAGTCCTCTGCATGAAAGGAATGATAGCCTTCAACTAATTTATCAAGACGTTCTAGCTCGTGATAGTAATCGATGATAGCGGCAATAGCTGGAAACATATGAATCCAACGCTCCTCCAATGAGCTGTCCTTTTCCTGATACTCTTTAATAAACTTCTCGAGCACCTGTTGTCTGCCTAACAGGACCTGAGGCTCAGGGACATGAGGATGCTTGATCTTTAATTTTCCTTCATACTTCAAGAAGATTTTCTCTTGATAATTGGTCAACAGATCAATTTCTTCCTTAATCAATTGCTGTAGCTGTTCAGGAAGCATTGCTAATGCAGGCTGGTTACGCTCTAGTTGCTTAAATAAATACAACGCTTTATTAGTCGTCTGAAGCATTTTGCGAAACAGGACCAGCTTCCTAGTCTTTGTGTACTTCATTTTTCTGAAATAAGTTCGTTCTTCCTTATACAAAGAGTACGTATGCTCAAGCTGAGATAGCTCTTCCTTCAAGCGTTTGCTTTCTGCTCGATATGTTTTATCATCAAACTCATTCATGCTACTTGCCCGCAAGTAGGTAAGCAGGGAGTTGTTTGCTTCTTGGATTTGGGAATACAGCCGATCTTCATACTTTGGTGGTAAAAATAGTACATTCACAACAGCGGAGGCACCTATTCCAATTAAAATGAGTAAAAAGCGATCAAAAGCAAACATAAGAAAATCAGCTTGTACGCTCTCCATAATCGCTATGACTGTAACAACGGAAAGAGTAATGCTTTTTTCAAAGCGAAGCTGTAGGTTGATGGCGATCACGATAATGACAACCAGTCCCACAACAAAAGGATCATTGCCTAAAAAGTAAGCAAACATGATGGCTAGTACGGCACCAATAGTATTCGCTTGAAGCTGATCAACAATATTTTGCCATGAGCGATACAAGGAGGGCTGAATTGCTAAGACAGACGCCAATGCAGCAAAAACAATAGGCTCTAATTGTAATAAAGCCGCTATATATAAAGATAAGCAAACGGCAATCCCCGTTTTAATAATACGAGCTCCTAATTTCATGTTTCAATTCCCTTCCCGAAACGTCGTCTTTACTCCTATATACTTTAAATTTACCCCCAAACAGTGAAAAAATCTAACCAATTATGTATGTATGCTAGTTTACCCGAAATATGTCTGATGATCAAATGGTCATGGGGGAAAGATATCTTAAACCCAATAAGAATAAAATAGATTGATTAAAACCCTCATCAAAATAACAAGAAGAAGGGACTGCATTTTTCGCAGTCCCTTAATGACTAGTTCTGTTCATTGTTTGTGTTATTTCTATTCCGTTGAAACGGAAGGATCAGCCTGCTGCTTAATTGGTACTAGCTGGATAAAGTGCTCTGAGCAGGTATTTTTCAGCTCAAGAATTTGGGCTGCTTTTTCTTGCTGTCCTGTAGCTAATAGTTCCTCAATATATACACCAAGTAGCTCTGAGACGTCCTGCTTTCCTTTTTCCGATAAGGATTCAAGACTGATCTTAGCCGCCTTAGCAATTCTACGGTAAATGGCTGCTTCATCTAGACCATATTTTCGATCTAATCTTAGATACACGACTCCACCTGTCATCCCTGAACAAATCCAAGGGCCTGGATCTCCAAGGACGAGAGCACGTCCGTTGGTCATATATTCAAAGGCAAATCCTTTGATGTTGGCTCTTGCTCCGATTCCCCCAAGTTCATCCTGGAGAGGAGAAGTTACTTCGCCAGCAATAATGACATCTGCTCCGGATAAACGAATTCCTGCTCTAGAGTCGGCATTGCCTTGGACGATAAATAATCCCTTTTGAGCACCGTAACAGAAGCCTTTCCCCACAGATCCATTAATAAATTGCCCCACTTTGTTTTTAGCTTTCAGAATGCTTGTTACTCCACCGAAGGAGGTTTTTCCTACCCCGTCTTGAGCTCCACCCTGAACGCGAATATGAATGCCTTCAACATTAAAGGCGGCTAATCCATTTCCAGGTACAGACCCAGCATCAAAGTTTAGCTCTACCTTTGGTAAGGATAGATAACTGCCGTCTAGGCGATTTTTCACTCTTTCACCAGCGTAGCGACTACCTAGAACCCTCTGATCGGCGAGGACATCCGAGAAGTCACGAACAAGAGGCTGATCAAAGGAAACATATGGGTTGGATTCCACTTGATGTTCTGCTCCAGCAGCAAGAGCTAGCTTCTGCTCCTGCTTTTTCTCTACCTTCTGGAGCTTTGCAACCTTAGCTTGCTTTTCTTGAGCAGCTGCTAATAAAGCCGTTAAATCAAGCTTCTCCAATTCTCTAACCTGCTGCAGAAGATCAGAGCGTCCAACAAGCTCCTGAGCATGCTTGTAGCCTAACAACCCGGTCAAGCGCTGCAGCTCCTGACCAAACGTACTGAACATCGTTTTTAGCCCGCTAACAGCTAAATCAAGCTCTCTAGGAATAAAGCGTTTCAAGCCTTTTTCTGCCGCTTCATCCTGAGAATCAATTTGTGTAGCAATCCCTACATGACACGTATCAAGGTGACAGCCTCGACAAGCTGTACATCCAACAGCGATCATAGATAACGTTCCGAAGCCCACACGGTTTGCCCCTAACAGCATAACCTTTAAGGCATCAAGTGAGCTCTTAATTCCACCATCGCCCCAAACCTCAACTTGGTCACGCAATCCAGCTTCAATTAAGGCGTGATGAGCTAGCTTAACACCAAGCTCTACTGGCAGTCCGACATGCTGTAAGGCGTGAATACGAGCTGCTCCAGTGCCTCCGTCAAAGCCACTTAAGCTTACAACGTCAGCTCCAGCCTTTGCTATCCCCACAGAGATCGTCCCGATATTTGGAACGATAGGAACCTTTACAATCACCTTTGCTTCATGATTTGCTGTCTTAAGCTCTGTAATAATTTGAGCTAAATCCTCAATCGAG
This region of Bacillus horti genomic DNA includes:
- a CDS encoding FUSC family protein; translated protein: MKLGARIIKTGIAVCLSLYIAALLQLEPIVFAALASVLAIQPSLYRSWQNIVDQLQANTIGAVLAIMFAYFLGNDPFVVGLVVIIVIAINLQLRFEKSITLSVVTVIAIMESVQADFLMFAFDRFLLILIGIGASAVVNVLFLPPKYEDRLYSQIQEANNSLLTYLRASSMNEFDDKTYRAESKRLKEELSQLEHTYSLYKEERTYFRKMKYTKTRKLVLFRKMLQTTNKALYLFKQLERNQPALAMLPEQLQQLIKEEIDLLTNYQEKIFLKYEGKLKIKHPHVPEPQVLLGRQQVLEKFIKEYQEKDSSLEERWIHMFPAIAAIIDYYHELERLDKLVEGYHSFHAEDSEK